A region from the Arachis ipaensis cultivar K30076 chromosome B01, Araip1.1, whole genome shotgun sequence genome encodes:
- the LOC110271855 gene encoding protein RKD3-like, protein MASCNFFNPQQIDDPFPLPPQFSLYDYDYYSFCGNTNEYPPLGCWAHELECYPSLPFYETLSIEPISTIKDCDFYDIKKGFSVWNEVDVGFDCSEKISSSSSSLSNNNNEENKSIRRVMNKRVCREERSSNSTKMLSRKMISEYFYMPITQAAKELDVGLTLLKKRCRELGIRRWPHRKLMSLQTLITNVQELGKEEGRESEEKLRNAIEILEKEKKLLEEMPDMQLEDNTKRLRQACFKANYKKRKLMMGCTSSNSSVESSSSSSYHIIGHNALRTASQSNTMGGVEFISFDDDEDQERDIKSVLSLPSLSHNIQMCSSYMFNHPSGE, encoded by the exons atggcTTCTTGCAACTTCTTCAACCCTCAACAAATAGATGATCCTTTCCCACTTCCCCCCCAATTTTCCttatatgattatgattattattCTTTCTG TGGAAACACTAACGAATATCCACCACTGGGATGTTGGGCACACGAGTTGGAGTGTTACCCTTCACTTCCTTTTTATGAAACTCTTTCCATCGAGCCAATTTCAACTATTAAAG ACTGTGACTTTTATGATATCAAGAAAGGGTTTTCTGTCTGGAACGAAGTGGATGTCGGCTTTGATTGTTCGGAAAaaatttcatcatcatcatcatcactttccaacaataacaatgaagaaAATAAGAGCATCCGGAGGGTTATGAATAAACGAGTTTGTAGAGAAGAGAGAAGTAGCAACAGTACGAAAATGTTATCTAGGAAGATGATATCGGAGTATTTCTACATGCCAATAACTCAAGCAGCGAAGGAACTTGATGTGGGCTTAACTCTTTTAAAGAAGAGATGCAGAGAGTTAGGGATTCGAAGGTGGCCCCATCGGAAACTTATGAGCCTTCAAACCCTCATCACTAATGTTCAG GAGCTAGGGAAGGAAGAGGGGAGAGAGAGTGAAGAGAAGCTAAGGAATGCAATTGAGATATTGGAGAAGGAAAAGAAGCTTCTGGAAGAAATGCCTGATATGCAACTTGAGGACAATACCAAAAGGCTTAGGCAAGCATGCTTCAAGGCTAATTACAAGAAGAGGAAGCTCATGATGGGTTGTACTTCTTCAAATTCATCCGTGGAATCTTCGTCTTCATCATCATATCATATTATTGGACATAATGCATTAAGAACAGCTAGTCAGAGTAACACAATGGGTGGTGTTGAATTTATTAGctttgatgatgatgaagatcaAGAACGAGACATCAAATCTGTGTTGTCTTTGCCTTCTTTGTCCCACAACATTCAAATGTGTTCTAGCTATATGTTTAATCACCCAAGTGGTGAATGA